From Candidatus Poribacteria bacterium, one genomic window encodes:
- a CDS encoding GH32 C-terminal domain-containing protein: RSPQKEEFTRIAFFRERGLRNLNPGVDVRDSLLTIDSSYSSVASDVLSRAPETGAVSIARDETLKLRVFVDKSVVEVFANGKQCVAMRVYPDKAESVGVSLRSQGQASELKSLDAWQMKNIYA, from the coding sequence TCCGTTCACCGCAGAAAGAGGAGTTCACGCGTATTGCGTTCTTCAGGGAACGTGGCTTACGCAACCTGAATCCTGGTGTTGACGTACGTGATAGTCTGCTAACGATTGATTCATCGTATTCGTCAGTTGCCTCAGATGTCCTTTCACGCGCCCCTGAAACTGGAGCGGTCTCTATCGCGCGAGACGAAACCCTCAAGCTGCGGGTATTCGTTGACAAGAGTGTGGTGGAGGTATTCGCTAATGGGAAGCAGTGCGTGGCGATGCGTGTCTATCCTGATAAGGCAGAGAGTGTTGGTGTATCGTTGCGTTCGCAGGGACAAGCAAGTGAACTCAAATCCCTTGATGCTTGGCAGATGAAAAACATTTATGCTTAA
- a CDS encoding NUDIX domain-containing protein — protein MNQVIQKVTAFIVRERDGVKELLVFKHPTAGVQIPAGTVEKNEDLETAVKREVYEETGLQSVEIEAYLGCFENELAEGERIIAETTQVYIEPDLNAMLYKEKLTKGLTVNYHSIREDFTHISYIEYDKHPNPTCICYNITGWVPNENIGVQKTRHFFLLSTQEETADAWELKSDRGYIFSPYWTPLSPKPEIIPPQDKWLDFVYERI, from the coding sequence GTGAACCAAGTTATCCAGAAGGTTACTGCATTTATCGTCCGTGAAAGAGATGGTGTCAAGGAGTTACTTGTGTTTAAACATCCAACTGCAGGGGTCCAAATTCCTGCAGGTACTGTGGAAAAGAATGAAGACCTTGAAACTGCTGTGAAAAGAGAGGTTTATGAGGAAACAGGCTTACAATCTGTAGAAATTGAGGCATATCTGGGTTGTTTTGAAAATGAGTTGGCGGAAGGAGAGCGAATAATAGCGGAAACAACGCAGGTTTATATTGAACCCGATTTAAACGCAATGCTTTACAAAGAAAAACTCACGAAGGGGCTGACTGTCAATTACCATTCCATACGGGAAGATTTTACGCATATTTCGTATATCGAATACGACAAACATCCTAATCCGACATGTATCTGCTATAATATTACGGGGTGGGTGCCGAACGAAAACATAGGTGTGCAGAAAACGAGGCATTTTTTTCTCTTAAGCACACAAGAGGAAACAGCGGATGCATGGGAATTGAAAAGCGATAGAGGATACATCTTCAGTCCGTATTGGACACCACTTTCACCGAAACCCGAAATTATACCACCGCAAGACAAGTGGTTGGATTTTGTCTACGAGAGAATCTGA
- a CDS encoding Gfo/Idh/MocA family oxidoreductase codes for MTTYRAGVIGLGRMGSTFDDEITQGGSLFLPYCHGPTYHAAPNVELAAGADLHAEQAAIFGERWGLSSEHIYSDYREMLEKENLDLVSVCTTARIRSTIVQDVARSSVKAIWAEKPISLSLAEADEMVKTCRAEGVALAINCARRWNPFFSEARKLIDEGEIGDVLQVTVYAQCGLSHNGSHAIDILRYMAGGNVEWVFGEMQSDAAAAGEGDLQGNGYLVFDNGVRAYLRSTSCGAAPWEVDVIGTTGRIRSVNNAETFELIRMIPGGRRGRGVPVQCPFPIPVRMQGMGLTIVEDLINAIENGTSPKCSGEDGRAALEVAVALRESHRRGCVKVELPIEDRSLQILSSEIQGDDTPARVRRLQASR; via the coding sequence ATGACAACGTATCGAGCAGGTGTAATCGGTTTAGGTCGTATGGGCAGCACCTTTGACGACGAAATCACGCAAGGTGGGTCGCTCTTTTTGCCCTATTGCCACGGTCCAACTTACCATGCTGCACCGAATGTGGAGCTGGCTGCGGGTGCCGATCTACACGCCGAACAGGCGGCGATCTTCGGCGAACGGTGGGGGCTAAGTTCTGAACATATCTACAGCGATTACCGTGAAATGCTGGAGAAGGAAAATCTGGACCTTGTTAGTGTCTGCACGACAGCACGGATCCGATCAACTATCGTGCAAGATGTGGCGCGCTCCAGTGTCAAAGCGATCTGGGCAGAGAAACCGATTTCGTTGAGTCTCGCCGAGGCGGACGAGATGGTGAAGACCTGCCGAGCAGAAGGTGTCGCGCTGGCGATCAATTGTGCCCGACGCTGGAATCCGTTCTTTAGCGAGGCGCGGAAACTCATTGATGAAGGCGAAATCGGCGATGTGCTGCAGGTGACAGTCTATGCACAGTGTGGACTCTCGCATAACGGCAGCCATGCGATTGATATTTTACGATATATGGCGGGTGGGAACGTTGAGTGGGTTTTCGGTGAGATGCAGTCCGACGCAGCCGCCGCAGGTGAAGGCGATCTGCAGGGGAACGGCTACCTCGTTTTTGATAACGGTGTCCGTGCGTATCTGCGGAGTACATCCTGTGGGGCGGCACCATGGGAGGTCGATGTCATCGGCACAACGGGACGCATCCGTTCTGTCAACAACGCCGAAACGTTTGAATTAATTCGCATGATTCCTGGCGGACGACGAGGACGTGGCGTGCCTGTGCAATGTCCGTTCCCGATCCCCGTACGAATGCAAGGCATGGGACTCACAATCGTTGAAGATCTCATCAACGCCATTGAGAACGGGACCTCTCCGAAGTGTTCAGGCGAAGATGGGCGTGCCGCGTTAGAGGTAGCCGTCGCACTCCGGGAATCGCATCGCCGTGGCTGCGTAAAGGTGGAGTTACCGATTGAAGACCGAAGTCTTCAGATTCTCTCCTCGGAGATCCAAGGCGACGACACACCCGCTCGGGTTCGACGGCTACAAGCAAGTCGATAG